In Hyphomicrobiales bacterium, a single window of DNA contains:
- a CDS encoding DUF2282 domain-containing protein — MITTRRAFSAAMLATAVTAALSTVSVTSATSAAAAEKEKCFGVAMAGKNDCAAGAGTTCAGTSKVDYQGNSWKYVEKGTCTSMMLPGDRMGSMKALKRDIPA; from the coding sequence ATGATCACCACCCGCCGCGCCTTCAGCGCCGCCATGCTCGCCACTGCCGTCACGGCAGCCCTGTCCACTGTCAGCGTCACATCAGCCACCTCCGCCGCCGCTGCGGAAAAGGAAAAGTGCTTTGGCGTCGCCATGGCCGGGAAGAATGACTGCGCCGCTGGTGCGGGCACGACCTGCGCCGGAACCTCCAAGGTCGACTACCAGGGCAATTCCTGGAAGTACGTGGAGAAGGGCACCTGCACCTCCATGATGCTGCCGGGCGATCGCATGGGTTCGATGAAGGCTCTCAAGCGCGACATTCCTGCCTGA
- a CDS encoding DUF692 domain-containing protein: MKATRSPQTAQRLRLPIFPTPLKSGAGFKPEHLAAILEDTRKVGFFEVHAENYMGDGGAPLAMLERLRADYPIFLHGVAMSIGGEGPLDRDHLRRFRRLAKRIEPHVVSEHLAWSTHDGVFYNDLLPVPYTPAVLDRVVAHINEVQDTLGRTMLLENPSTYVTFDIAGMNETDFIREAARRTGCGLLLDVNNVFVSATNHGFSAAQYLAEFPLHLVREIHLAGHATDVDDGGQTLLIDAHDRPVARDVWALYETVIAQLGPVPTLIEWDNDVPDWPVLKAEADAADAILGIYATQAHPDLRRAG; the protein is encoded by the coding sequence ATGAAGGCGACTCGTTCTCCGCAAACGGCGCAACGTCTGCGCCTGCCCATCTTCCCCACACCGCTGAAGAGCGGTGCGGGTTTCAAACCGGAACACCTCGCCGCCATTCTGGAAGACACCCGCAAGGTCGGGTTCTTCGAGGTGCATGCCGAGAACTACATGGGAGATGGTGGCGCGCCACTTGCCATGCTGGAACGCCTGCGCGCCGATTATCCCATCTTCCTGCATGGCGTGGCGATGTCGATCGGCGGCGAGGGTCCCCTCGACAGGGACCACCTCCGCCGTTTCAGGCGCCTGGCAAAACGCATCGAGCCGCATGTCGTTTCAGAGCATCTCGCCTGGTCCACCCATGACGGCGTCTTTTACAATGACCTCCTGCCGGTACCCTATACGCCTGCCGTGCTGGACCGTGTCGTCGCCCACATCAACGAGGTGCAGGACACGCTGGGCCGCACCATGCTGCTGGAGAACCCATCCACCTACGTGACCTTCGACATTGCCGGCATGAACGAGACCGACTTCATCCGCGAGGCCGCGCGCCGCACGGGTTGCGGACTGTTGCTCGACGTGAACAACGTCTTCGTCTCCGCCACCAACCACGGTTTCTCCGCCGCGCAATATCTCGCGGAATTTCCGCTCCATCTCGTCCGCGAAATTCACCTGGCGGGCCATGCCACCGATGTGGATGACGGCGGCCAGACTCTCCTCATCGACGCCCACGACCGCCCGGTCGCGCGCGACGTCTGGGCACTCTATGAGACCGTCATTGCCCAACTGGGGCCCGTGCCCACGCTGATCGAGTGGGACAATGATGTGCCGGACTGGCCAGTCCTGAAGGCGGAGGCAGACGCCGCTGATGCCATCCTCGGGATCTACGCCACGCAGGCCCATCCGGATTTGCGCCGTGCAGGATAA
- a CDS encoding putative DNA-binding domain-containing protein, with the protein MQDNATPSEAAFANALLDPAAALPQVLKRGGQRRYAVYRNNVTVGLVRALEANFPAIRRLLGEAYFTGLARTFAQAHPPTSPLLFHYGEDFADVLAAEDDLAGYPYLADVARLEHLWRRAHHARDAKVLEPDSLSATDPETLMSSRLRPHPACALLSSPYAVHAIFTASRGEGDAVPDAAQAQCVLLTRPRFDVEVRIISPETHAFFQALAARATLTKAAEQGFAANPRFDLAAAIRLMVEAGAFQNKITQDPS; encoded by the coding sequence GTGCAGGATAACGCCACCCCCAGCGAAGCGGCCTTCGCCAACGCCTTGCTTGATCCGGCCGCAGCCCTGCCGCAGGTTCTGAAGCGCGGCGGGCAGCGCCGCTATGCCGTCTATCGCAACAACGTGACGGTGGGATTGGTGCGGGCCCTCGAAGCGAATTTCCCAGCCATCCGCCGCTTGCTGGGCGAGGCCTATTTCACAGGCCTGGCCCGGACTTTCGCGCAGGCCCATCCGCCCACATCGCCGCTCCTCTTTCACTATGGCGAGGACTTCGCGGATGTCCTCGCTGCGGAAGATGATCTCGCAGGCTATCCATACCTTGCTGATGTGGCACGGCTTGAGCATCTCTGGCGCCGTGCCCATCACGCACGGGATGCGAAGGTGCTGGAACCCGACAGCTTGTCTGCCACGGATCCCGAAACGCTGATGTCGTCCCGCCTGCGCCCGCATCCGGCCTGCGCGTTGCTGTCGTCGCCCTACGCGGTGCACGCCATCTTCACCGCAAGCCGCGGGGAGGGCGATGCCGTGCCGGACGCCGCTCAGGCCCAGTGCGTTCTGCTCACGCGCCCGCGCTTTGATGTGGAGGTTCGTATCATCTCCCCCGAGACTCACGCCTTCTTCCAGGCACTCGCCGCCCGCGCCACGCTAACTAAAGCGGCGGAGCAGGGCTTCGCCGCCAATCCGCGCTTCGACCTTGCCGCCGCCATCAGACTCATGGTCGAAGCAGGCGCCTTCCAAAACAAGATCACGCAGGACCCGTCATGA
- a CDS encoding DoxX family protein, translated as MSILSTVNALERTVARVLPYTLVSLALRLALAIPFWLSGLTKWSGFLTLSDTPLILFQNEFKLHVLGKTYDYPFPIAAAWGSSVAEIVLPVLLVLGLCTRLAAFALLVMTALIQLTIPTGWPIHATWAAMAAGIVLLGPGKASIDGMLGRA; from the coding sequence ATGAGCATCCTCTCCACCGTCAACGCCCTCGAACGCACCGTGGCGCGGGTGCTGCCCTACACGCTGGTGAGTCTGGCGCTCCGCCTTGCCCTGGCGATTCCCTTCTGGCTTTCCGGACTGACGAAGTGGAGCGGCTTCCTGACGCTCTCGGATACGCCGCTCATCCTGTTCCAGAACGAGTTCAAGCTGCATGTCCTCGGCAAGACCTATGACTATCCGTTCCCCATCGCGGCAGCCTGGGGATCGTCCGTCGCAGAAATCGTCCTGCCGGTGCTGCTGGTGCTGGGCCTGTGCACCCGCCTTGCGGCTTTCGCCCTGCTGGTGATGACGGCCCTGATCCAGCTCACCATTCCCACCGGCTGGCCCATCCACGCCACCTGGGCCGCCATGGCAGCGGGCATTGTCCTGCTCGGACCAGGCAAGGCCTCGATCGATGGCATGCTCGGAAGGGCGTGA
- the rpsB gene encoding 30S ribosomal protein S2 — protein sequence MGAVPFTMRQLLEAGVHFGHQTHRWNPKMQSYIYGSRNGIHIVDLSQTVPLLHQALNAISDTVAKGGRVLFVGTKRSAQEQIAEAAKRSAQYYVNSRWLGGMLTNWKTISNSIKHLRTLDETVSKQGAGLTKRELLSITRERDKLEKALGGIKDMGGVPDILFVIDTNKEQIAIKEANRLGIPVVAIIDTNSDPSGITYPIPGNDDAARAVALYCDLITKAVIEGISQSQSASGIDLGAAEVPVEEAVAAQ from the coding sequence ATGGGCGCAGTTCCCTTTACCATGCGTCAGCTCTTGGAAGCTGGCGTTCACTTTGGCCACCAGACACACCGCTGGAATCCCAAGATGCAGTCGTACATCTACGGCTCGCGCAATGGCATCCACATCGTCGACCTGTCGCAGACGGTTCCGCTGCTGCATCAGGCCCTCAACGCCATTTCGGACACGGTCGCCAAGGGTGGCCGCGTGCTCTTCGTGGGCACCAAGCGTTCTGCCCAGGAGCAGATCGCCGAAGCCGCCAAGCGTTCGGCCCAGTACTACGTCAACTCCCGCTGGCTCGGCGGCATGCTGACCAACTGGAAGACCATTTCCAACTCGATCAAGCACCTCCGCACGCTTGATGAAACGGTGTCCAAGCAGGGCGCCGGCCTCACCAAGCGCGAACTCCTCAGCATCACGCGTGAGCGCGACAAGCTGGAGAAGGCGCTGGGCGGCATCAAGGACATGGGCGGCGTTCCCGACATCCTGTTCGTGATCGACACGAACAAGGAACAGATCGCCATCAAGGAAGCCAACCGCTTGGGCATCCCGGTCGTCGCCATCATCGACACGAACTCGGATCCGTCGGGCATCACCTATCCGATCCCCGGCAACGACGACGCGGCCCGCGCTGTGGCGCTCTATTGCGACCTCATCACCAAGGCCGTCATCGAAGGCATCTCGCAGTCGCAGTCGGCTTCGGGCATTGACCTCGGCGCCGCCGAAGTGCCGGTCGAAGAAGCCGTCGCCGCGCAGTAA
- a CDS encoding elongation factor Ts, which produces MAEITAALVRDLREKTGVGMMDCKAALAATNGDMEAAVDWLRAKGLAKAAKKSTRVAAEGLVGVLTRGTTGALVEVNSETDFVARNEKFQAMVAEISKLAVDADGSTEKLKTMKFPGSGHDVAAYVAEMVATIGENMTVRRTAALSVKDGVVASYVHNQAAPGMGKIGVLVALEGAGSKDELNAFGRMLAMHIAATNPVSLDLASVPADVLAREKAILEEKNAGKPANVMEKIIASGLKSYAKENCLLEQAYVHDGSKTVAQAISEAGNKAGGGVVLKAFNRMQLGEGIDKGSDDFAAEVAKMSGQG; this is translated from the coding sequence ATGGCTGAGATCACAGCTGCACTTGTGCGCGATCTGCGCGAAAAAACCGGCGTCGGCATGATGGACTGCAAGGCAGCCCTCGCCGCCACCAACGGAGACATGGAAGCCGCCGTCGACTGGCTGCGCGCCAAGGGCCTTGCCAAGGCCGCCAAGAAGTCGACCCGCGTCGCCGCTGAAGGCCTCGTCGGTGTCCTGACCCGCGGAACCACGGGCGCCCTCGTCGAAGTCAATTCGGAAACGGACTTCGTGGCCCGCAACGAAAAGTTCCAGGCCATGGTGGCCGAGATCTCGAAGCTGGCCGTCGACGCCGACGGCTCGACCGAGAAGCTCAAGACCATGAAGTTCCCGGGCTCCGGCCATGACGTCGCCGCCTATGTCGCCGAGATGGTGGCAACGATCGGCGAGAACATGACCGTCCGCCGCACCGCTGCGCTGTCCGTGAAGGATGGTGTTGTCGCGTCCTACGTCCACAATCAGGCCGCGCCCGGCATGGGCAAGATCGGCGTGCTGGTGGCGCTGGAAGGTGCTGGCAGCAAGGACGAACTGAACGCCTTCGGCCGCATGCTCGCCATGCACATCGCCGCCACGAACCCGGTCTCGCTTGACCTCGCCTCCGTGCCTGCCGACGTGTTGGCCCGCGAAAAGGCGATCCTCGAGGAGAAGAACGCCGGCAAGCCCGCCAACGTGATGGAAAAGATCATCGCCTCGGGCCTCAAGTCCTACGCCAAGGAAAACTGCCTGCTGGAACAGGCCTATGTGCACGACGGCTCCAAGACGGTGGCGCAGGCCATCTCCGAAGCCGGCAACAAGGCTGGTGGCGGCGTGGTGCTCAAGGCCTTCAACCGCATGCAGCTGGGCGAGGGCATCGACAAGGGCAGCGACGACTTCGCCGCCGAAGTCGCCAAGATGTCCGGCCAGGGTTGA
- a CDS encoding DUF805 domain-containing protein, whose protein sequence is MLHTLFGFQGRIGRGSWWLAQLIAIPVVYLVGFGMLAGAMGLDGSLDGTDPAPGAAIFLIIVLAVGAGLWINIASTVKRYHDRDKSGLWTFIVLVPFIGGIWQMVECGFCNGDGGDNRFGPPGGSGGGYSDAASASGGKLAKLDDDYFRTYAAQGQAAEPPRMPEPVVQATYVRPAATVSAGTGKPVFGRR, encoded by the coding sequence ATGCTTCACACGCTGTTCGGATTCCAGGGACGCATCGGACGCGGCTCGTGGTGGTTGGCGCAACTGATCGCCATTCCGGTCGTCTATCTGGTGGGCTTCGGCATGCTGGCGGGGGCCATGGGACTGGATGGAAGCCTGGATGGGACAGATCCCGCTCCGGGTGCCGCGATCTTCCTCATCATCGTGCTCGCCGTTGGGGCAGGACTATGGATCAACATCGCCTCCACGGTGAAGCGCTACCACGACCGGGACAAGAGTGGTCTTTGGACATTCATCGTGCTTGTGCCGTTTATCGGTGGCATCTGGCAGATGGTTGAATGCGGGTTCTGCAATGGCGACGGCGGCGACAACCGCTTCGGTCCGCCCGGTGGATCCGGCGGCGGTTACAGCGATGCCGCTTCGGCTTCGGGTGGCAAGCTCGCCAAACTCGATGACGATTATTTCCGCACCTATGCCGCGCAAGGTCAAGCTGCCGAGCCCCCGCGTATGCCTGAACCCGTGGTTCAGGCAACCTATGTGCGGCCCGCTGCAACGGTGAGTGCCGGGACTGGCAAGCCCGTTTTCGGGCGTCGCTGA
- a CDS encoding UMP kinase: MAITHKRILLKISGEVLMGPQSFGIDLPTVERVADEVIAARKTGAEIALVIGGGNIFRGMAGAARGMDRVSADHMGIMATIMNALAMEGVLRGKGVDARVMSAIAMPTVCETYSAHEAIRHLEQGRVVICAGGTGLPFFTTDTGAALRAAELRCSALFKGTSVDGVYNADPKKVPEAKRFKTITYKDVLAQDLKIMDNAAIALARDNGLPVVVFSIREAGNVARVLNGQGTFTTITRD, translated from the coding sequence ATGGCCATCACCCACAAGCGTATCCTGCTGAAGATCTCGGGCGAAGTCCTGATGGGTCCGCAGTCTTTCGGCATCGACCTGCCGACGGTGGAGCGCGTGGCTGACGAAGTGATCGCCGCGCGCAAGACCGGCGCCGAGATCGCGCTCGTGATCGGCGGCGGCAATATCTTCCGCGGGATGGCAGGCGCTGCCCGTGGCATGGACCGGGTCTCCGCCGACCACATGGGCATCATGGCCACCATCATGAATGCGCTCGCCATGGAAGGCGTGCTGCGCGGCAAGGGTGTAGATGCGCGGGTCATGTCCGCGATAGCCATGCCAACCGTATGCGAAACCTATTCGGCCCACGAAGCCATCCGCCACCTGGAGCAGGGGCGCGTGGTGATCTGCGCCGGCGGAACGGGACTGCCTTTCTTCACCACCGACACGGGAGCCGCGTTGCGGGCGGCGGAATTGCGCTGCAGCGCGCTCTTCAAGGGCACCAGTGTGGACGGTGTCTACAATGCCGACCCGAAGAAGGTTCCGGAGGCAAAACGTTTCAAGACAATCACTTACAAGGATGTGCTCGCCCAGGACCTGAAGATCATGGACAACGCGGCCATTGCCCTTGCGCGTGACAACGGCCTGCCTGTCGTTGTATTTTCCATCCGGGAAGCCGGAAACGTTGCGCGCGTGCTCAACGGCCAAGGCACATTCACGACCATCACCAGAGACTGA
- the frr gene encoding ribosome recycling factor, producing MAAPAPFNSQDIKRRMHGAVDALKHDFGGLRTGRASATLLDPIHVDAYGANVPLSQVASVSVPEPRLLQISVWDRGLVIGVEKAIHASNLGLNPQTEGQVIRLRMPDLTQDRRKELVKVAHQYAEKARVAARNVRRDGMDQLKALEKAHLMSEDEHKNKADEVQKFTDDTMKDIDAALKTKEAEIMQV from the coding sequence ATGGCTGCACCCGCCCCCTTCAATTCACAGGACATCAAGCGCCGCATGCACGGTGCCGTGGACGCGCTGAAGCATGATTTCGGCGGATTGCGTACCGGCCGCGCCTCGGCCACGCTGCTCGATCCCATCCACGTCGATGCCTACGGCGCCAACGTACCGCTGAGCCAGGTGGCCTCCGTCAGCGTGCCGGAGCCGCGCCTGCTGCAGATCAGCGTCTGGGACCGTGGCCTCGTGATCGGGGTGGAGAAGGCCATCCACGCCTCGAACCTCGGCCTTAATCCGCAGACGGAAGGCCAGGTGATCCGCCTGCGCATGCCCGACCTGACACAAGACCGCCGCAAGGAACTGGTGAAGGTCGCGCACCAGTATGCCGAAAAGGCCCGCGTTGCCGCGCGCAACGTGCGCCGCGACGGCATGGACCAGCTCAAGGCGCTCGAGAAGGCGCACCTGATGAGCGAAGACGAGCACAAGAACAAGGCTGACGAAGTCCAGAAGTTCACCGACGACACGATGAAGGACATCGACGCGGCACTGAAGACCAAGGAAGCCGAAATCATGCAGGTGTGA
- a CDS encoding isoprenyl transferase encodes MRSSLKIPRHAAIIMDGNGRWAAARGLPRSAGHKAGIDALRNAVRTAADMGIEYLTIYSFSTENWSRPKTEVMFLLELLRRFIRQDVAELHASGVRIHVIGDREKLEGSIVSMLEDAEKLTRDNTKLNLVVAFNYGSRQEITRAARAIAADVAAGKVALPDVTPELLESRLDTAGMPAPDLLIRTGGEERISNFLLWQCAYAEFVFVPEFWPDFSAEIFARAVAEYGSRERRFGGLKVQSA; translated from the coding sequence ATGCGTTCCAGCCTCAAGATTCCCCGCCACGCCGCCATCATCATGGATGGCAACGGGCGTTGGGCCGCAGCGCGCGGACTTCCGCGCTCCGCCGGACACAAGGCCGGGATCGACGCGTTGCGCAACGCCGTACGCACCGCCGCCGACATGGGCATCGAATACCTGACGATCTATTCTTTCAGCACCGAGAACTGGTCGCGGCCCAAGACGGAAGTGATGTTCCTGCTCGAACTGCTGCGCCGCTTCATCCGGCAGGACGTGGCCGAACTCCACGCCTCTGGCGTGCGCATCCACGTGATCGGCGATCGTGAAAAGCTCGAGGGCAGCATCGTCTCGATGCTGGAGGATGCCGAGAAGCTGACCCGTGACAACACCAAGCTTAATCTGGTCGTCGCCTTCAACTATGGCAGCCGTCAGGAAATCACCCGCGCCGCCCGCGCCATTGCAGCCGACGTGGCGGCAGGCAAGGTGGCGCTCCCGGACGTGACACCGGAGCTGCTCGAAAGCCGGCTCGATACGGCAGGCATGCCAGCACCCGATCTTCTCATTCGCACCGGCGGCGAGGAACGCATTTCGAATTTCCTGCTGTGGCAATGCGCCTATGCGGAATTCGTCTTCGTGCCCGAGTTCTGGCCTGACTTCAGCGCCGAGATCTTCGCCCGCGCCGTGGCGGAATATGGCTCGCGCGAACGCCGCTTCGGTGGCCTGAAAGTCCAGTCCGCATGA
- a CDS encoding phosphatidate cytidylyltransferase → MSEAPPAPAAGGAKWQDLGVRASSAAVLIPAVLLDIWLGGLWFELFAAFLGILMAHEWTVIAHGRSTSQFALHALAALCAAFLPKEIGPLLTCAVILVIAAVAYAGVAFGPREKSPWCFVGVPYVALPVLALVVLRHDPQWGLHAIIWIMLTVWAADSLAYFAGRIIGGPKLAPKISPKKTWAGMGGAMAGAAIASGLYASWVAPSVLPLVVLAALFAVVEQGGDILESAFKRYHGVKDSGHLIPGHGGIIDRVDGLIAVTVVAAIIGFIRYAPSAAQGLLVW, encoded by the coding sequence ATGAGCGAGGCACCTCCGGCCCCGGCAGCGGGTGGCGCGAAATGGCAGGACCTTGGCGTCCGCGCATCTTCCGCCGCCGTTCTCATTCCCGCCGTGCTGCTCGACATCTGGCTTGGTGGATTGTGGTTTGAGCTCTTTGCCGCCTTCCTCGGAATCCTCATGGCGCATGAGTGGACGGTGATCGCCCATGGCCGGTCCACCTCGCAGTTCGCCCTCCATGCACTCGCCGCCTTGTGTGCGGCGTTCCTGCCGAAGGAGATCGGCCCGCTGCTCACATGCGCCGTGATCCTCGTGATCGCCGCCGTCGCCTATGCCGGGGTTGCTTTCGGTCCCCGTGAGAAATCGCCGTGGTGCTTTGTCGGCGTTCCATATGTGGCGCTGCCGGTTCTGGCCCTCGTCGTACTCCGGCATGATCCGCAATGGGGCCTTCACGCCATCATCTGGATCATGCTCACCGTCTGGGCCGCCGACAGCCTGGCCTATTTCGCCGGGCGCATCATCGGTGGACCGAAACTCGCGCCGAAGATTTCGCCCAAGAAAACCTGGGCTGGCATGGGCGGTGCCATGGCCGGTGCGGCCATTGCCAGCGGTCTCTATGCATCCTGGGTGGCGCCGTCGGTGCTGCCGCTTGTTGTTCTCGCTGCCTTGTTCGCCGTGGTGGAGCAGGGCGGTGACATTCTGGAAAGCGCCTTCAAGCGCTATCACGGCGTCAAGGATTCTGGCCATCTCATCCCCGGCCATGGCGGCATCATCGACCGGGTGGACGGCCTGATCGCCGTCACCGTTGTGGCGGCGATCATCGGGTTTATCCGCTACGCGCCCTCGGCCGCGCAGGGCCTCCTGGTGTGGTAA
- the rseP gene encoding RIP metalloprotease RseP: protein MELSSLVNLPLGYILPFLVAITIIVFVHEFGHFQVARWCGVKVEAFSIGFGKEIYGWVDRHGTRWKICWLPLGGYVRFEGDANAASMPGSEPAVAPRGPGNFHGKPIWQRAAVVAAGPIANFILAIAIFTAAYSIIGVPYSEPRVDEVIAGSAAENAGLKPGDFIRKVDGSDTRSFGAVQEIVFQSGGQSLPIVVERAGSLIELTLTPRVEEMPDGFGGKIKVALMGVRHNPATDKALYERYSLPQAFAKGIERTWYIIATTGHYVGKLFTGNESIDQIGGPIAMAKGAGDTASSGGLAFISFVALLSVSIGLINLFPVPMLDGGHLAFYAVEALRGKPLGPNAQEWGYRIGFSFVVMLMLIGIWNDVVRMVSVYLGS, encoded by the coding sequence ATGGAATTGTCATCCCTCGTGAATTTGCCCCTGGGCTATATCTTGCCTTTCCTCGTGGCGATCACGATCATCGTTTTTGTGCATGAGTTCGGGCATTTCCAGGTTGCCCGCTGGTGCGGCGTGAAGGTGGAAGCCTTCTCCATCGGTTTCGGCAAGGAAATTTACGGCTGGGTGGATCGCCATGGCACCCGCTGGAAGATCTGCTGGCTGCCCCTCGGCGGTTATGTGCGCTTCGAGGGTGATGCCAACGCCGCCAGCATGCCCGGCAGCGAACCAGCAGTGGCACCGCGCGGCCCCGGCAATTTCCACGGCAAGCCAATCTGGCAGCGTGCCGCTGTCGTGGCGGCCGGCCCCATCGCCAACTTCATCCTTGCCATCGCGATCTTCACCGCGGCCTATTCGATCATCGGCGTACCCTATTCGGAACCGCGTGTGGACGAAGTGATTGCCGGTTCGGCAGCCGAAAATGCGGGCCTGAAACCCGGCGACTTCATCCGCAAGGTGGATGGCAGCGACACCAGGAGCTTCGGTGCGGTGCAGGAGATCGTTTTCCAGAGCGGCGGACAATCGCTGCCCATCGTCGTTGAGCGCGCCGGCAGCCTGATTGAACTCACCCTGACGCCGCGTGTGGAGGAAATGCCGGATGGCTTCGGTGGCAAGATCAAGGTGGCGCTCATGGGCGTGCGCCACAACCCGGCGACCGACAAGGCCCTTTACGAGCGCTACTCGCTGCCCCAGGCCTTCGCCAAGGGGATCGAGCGCACCTGGTATATCATCGCCACCACCGGCCACTATGTCGGCAAGCTGTTCACCGGCAACGAAAGCATCGACCAGATCGGCGGTCCGATTGCCATGGCCAAGGGGGCAGGCGACACGGCCTCGTCCGGCGGCCTTGCCTTCATCAGTTTCGTGGCCCTGCTGAGCGTCAGTATCGGACTTATTAACCTATTTCCTGTTCCTATGCTCGATGGCGGCCACCTTGCTTTCTACGCCGTTGAAGCCTTGCGCGGAAAGCCGCTGGGGCCCAACGCCCAGGAGTGGGGATACCGCATCGGTTTCTCCTTTGTAGTCATGCTCATGTTGATCGGAATCTGGAACGACGTCGTGAGAATGGTCAGCGTCTATCTGGGCAGTTGA